The genome window CGAAGTCGCCGTCATGTACTGACGGATCTGTGCTGTGATCTGCTGCGACTCAACACGGATGCCTTGTTGCGTGACTATCCAGGAGCGCGCTCCGGAGCCTTGGAGCCTGTCCCGAATAGTCACCTGGCGGTTACCGGGTCGGTGACTGTAAGGGGGAGCGGTCCGCCGGGCATCGGCTGGCTGTCGCTGCCGGGCAGGCCGTAGCCCACGGTCTTGTAGGCCTGGTCCTCGAGCCTGAAACCGATGGTGTAGGTGCCTGGTGCGGTGCCCTGCGGCAGGGTGAAGTACCGGTCCAGCGGGCCGGAGAAGGTCGTGGGCACACCGCCGTACCCGATCGAGTAGGCGTGCCCCGAGGCGTCGACCAGGTACAGATCGAGGCCGTTCACCCCGGCGGTGGAGGCGGACACGTCGATCGTCAGCTTGATCCATGTCTGGGTGTCATTGGCCGCGACAGTACCGGGGGTGACCGTGACCGCGTCCACCGTGGGCAACACGGTGTCAGGGATGTTGGTCAGTGCCGCACCGAAGTGAAAAGGGCATCCGCTGGGGCGGGTGCCCCCTCGCAGCCGAAGCCTGAACTCGAGGGGGCCGTCGCGTCACCTTCGCCAGAGCAGGTGGTGCATCACGCCGCTCGCGCTGGGCACGACCTCCAGGTGGAACCGGTCGAGCAGCTCCTCAGGGGACTTCCAAAGGCGTAGTCCGGACCCGAGCTTTACCGGCGAGACCGCCACATGCATGGTGTCGACGAGGTCGGCATCAAGGAACTGCCGGATAGTGGTGACACCGCCGCCGAGTCGGACGTCCTTGCCCTGCGCCGCTTCCCGCGCCCGTTCGAGGACCGTGGCCGGGTCGTCGCCGACGAAGTGGAACGTGGTGTCGGAGAGCGTGAACGACGGACGCTCGTGATGAGTCATGACGAACACCGGCGTGCGGAACGGGGGCTCCTGGCCCCACCAGCCGCGCCACTCATGGTCCTGCCAGGGCCCGCGCTGGGGCCCGAATTTGTTGCGGCCCATGATCTCGGCACCGATGTTGCGTGCGAAATCTCGCGTGAAGTAGTCGTCCAGGCCCCGGCTCCCCCCGGGAGCCGTGCGCATGGGCCAACTCGCCGTGGCTCCGGCCCAGACGAACAGCCTCTCGGGATGGTCGAGGCCGAACGGCCTATCGAGACTCTGGTGCTCACCGGCACCGATTCCGTCACTCGAGACGTTGAAGTTCATCACTCTCAGCAGTTGATCCACGTCTGTCCTCGTCAGGTCCTGCCGCGTCATCGTGTGGCGAGGCGCCGCACACCATGACGTCGAACAGGACGTGGCCGGATCGACAGCGGCCCGGCACTTTCCCCAGGACGCGTCAGGGAGCAGCCACGTTGTCGGTGTCGCCGTGGCGGACACGAACGGCATCGAGGTGGCGGGGCGGCCGCCGCAACGCCCACCTGCGTCGTAACGGACGTCAGCGCACACCCAATCGCCACGACCGCCGTGCTGGTCTGATCACGGCGTCGGAGCCCTCCCGGATAGTCCCGGTCGCTGGGCTGAGCCCACGTCAGTTCAGCAGGCTGACGACGCCCTTCGCGCGCGATCGCCTTTACGGAACATTGGATCGATCATCACTATGTGATCGCACTATCCTCCCCTCGATCACATGGATCACCGGTCTGGCGCATCGTCAGCGCACCGGTTCCAGGGAGGCATCTTGTTCCCCATACGCACGCGTCGGGCCGTGGAACGGCTCGTCGCCCTGGCCACGGGCACCGTCCTTGGCCTGAGCGCCCTCACTGTCACTGTCTCGACCGCCGGCAACGCAGCAGCGGCGACCGCCTGGGCCGAACCCAGCGGCGTGACCGCGCAGACGTACAGCAAGTCGGTGGGCGCTGTGACCGGCCAGCTCTTCTCGGAGCTCGTTCCCATGGGCGGGGCCGAGTACCGGCAACTGCTGGATATCGGCCACATCAGCGGCGGCAGCGGCGACGACTTGCTCGCTGTCACCGCTTCCGGGCAGTTGCGGCTTCACCCCAGCAGCTACACCCGGCCCAGCGCAAAGTACATCTCGCTCGGCGGCGGGTGGCAGACCTACAACCAGGTCATCGTCGTCGGCGACCCGAGCGGTGACGGCCGGGCCGATTTGATGGCCCGGGACACGCACGGCCGGCTCTGGTACTACCCCAGCCGGAACAGTCTCAGCGACCCCTTCCAGCCGCGGATACAGGTCGGCACCGACTGGAATATCTACGACCAGCTCATCGGCGCGGCACGCTTCGACGGCACGGCCCGCGGTTCGCTGCTGGCGCGCGACCTGTCCGGCCGGCTGTGGCTGTACGACGCCGCCTCGAACGGCTCGCTCTCCGGCCGACGGCAGATCGGCACCGGCTGGAACGTGTACAACCAGCTCATCGGCCTGGACTGGAACGGCGACGGCCACGGCGACATCATCGGTCGCACCGAGGCAGGAACGCTGTACGCCTACTACGCGAACGGAGCCGGAGGCTACGCCGGTCGGGTCCAGGTCGCGACCGGCTTGGCGAGCTACAACGCCATCGCAAACGAAGGCCACCAGCCGGACTTCGGCAAGGGGCAGATCATCGGCCGGGATGCCAAGGGCAAGGTGTACGCCTATACAGGGTCGGAGAACGGCACCCTCAGCGGCCGCCAGACGATCGGGTACGGATACACGCCCGCCGACTTCCCGCTGATGACGTCCACCGTCGCCCCGGACGACAACGGCCAGAGTGGACTCGTTGTCACCACCAGCGGCGACTTGCTGCTCAACCTCGAGGCGACCGGCACGTCCAGCTTCCCTGCGGAGCACTACACGGCGGTGGCCGGCCCCGGTGACCTCAACGGCGACGGCCACGCGGACCTGATCACCCGTGACAGGGGCGGCGACCTGTGGTTCATCGCAGGGGTCAAGGGCGGCGCGGTCACCGGCAAGCCCGTCTTCATCGGCGGCGGATGGAACACCTACAACCGGATCGTCGGCGCCGGAGACCTCACCGGCGACGGCATCGCCGACATCGTCGCCACCACGCCCGGCGGATCCCTGTACCTGTACCCGGGCCTGGGGAACGGCAAGTTCGGCAGCCGAAGGTACATCGGCTACGGCTGGCAGGGCTACACCAAGCTGGCCGCACCGGGCGACCTCACCGGGGACGGCAAGGGAGACCTGGCCGCCGTCGACTCCGCCGGCCGCCTGTGGCTCTACCCGGGTCTGGGCAACGGCCACTTCGGCACCCGCACTGAAATCGGGACCGGCGGCTGGAACGGCTACCACGACATCTCCTGAACCATCGTCGCGGACGCTCCGGTGCACGAACGGCACGCGTGCCGGAGCAGGGGCGACCCTGAAGCGGGTGTCGCAGGTCCGAATCCTGCCGGGGGCGCAGACAGAAGGGCCGGCCCAGGGGGCCCTCCCAAGCCGGCCCTCAGCCGTTTCAGGTGCCGTGCCGGGGCCGACGGGGCCGCGGTCAGAACAGCCACACCCCGAAGGCCGCGACCGCCAGGCCGACGGCAAGGAAGACGCCCGCAGTGACGGTGAGCGGAACCAGGTGCTTGCGCCGACGCTGCGGATCGAGGCTGCGCCATGTGCTGCGCACCGCGTACATCCCGACCAGCGCGATCACAAAGCCGAACATCACGGCCAGCAGCCCGAAGGACTTGGCCCAGGTGTAGGGGTGGTCCGGGTTCGGGGTCCGCACCGCGGCGAGGTCGGTGGCGCTCGGTGCTCTCACTCGTCCTTCTCATCCTTCATCAGGTCCTGGAGGTCGGACTCGATACCGGAGCCGGCGGCGTAGACGCCCGTGTTGCATGTGGTGCTCACGGTGTTCTTGTGGGCGCCGTTCGTGAGCTTCGCACGGTCGGTCTCCGAGGGTCTCTCCGTGGGGGCTGCCGTGCTGCTCCGGGGCATTGGTCGACGCCGTGGTTCTGGGCGTCGACCTAGGCACCCGTGGCGGCGTTGGTGAGCGTGTCCTGGCCGATCGTCGACGGGTCCCGGCCGGCGATGACGTCGAGGTCAGCCATTGTGAGCCAAGGAGACGGCGGTTGAGTTTTCGCCTCGTCGTGTCTCGAAACCGCAGGTCAGCGGTGTGACGCGGTTGTTCCCTTCTGGATCTGTGCCGACGGCCACAGCAAACGGGATACGCGTAGGCTCATACTGAGCCATGACAAAGCCTGCTGCACCGAAGCGTCATCTGCCTACCAGCCCCTTCAAGGCCCCGGTCACACCGGCTCCCAAGCACTTCGCCATGGGCGATCAGGTCACACACGACGTCTACGGCCTCGGCCGGGTGATCGGCATCGAGGACGGAATCGCGACGCTGGTGGATTTCGGCTCGGCACAAGTGCGGATCTTGAGCCCGTACGCGAAGATGACCAAGCTGTAGGACCGCTGTGCCCGGTCACGGCACACCAGGCCCCTTCAGGGACCTGTCACGAAAGAGAGACCTCTCATCGATCTGATGCCGCTGTTCTCCGCCCTGGACGGGCAACCCCGCTGCTCCACCGCAGCATCGCCGCCTCCGACGACGAAGCCCTTCCGGGCCCCTGACTTCGGGCAGGACGAGACCTGGCCGATCGAGGACGCGGAGGAGCCCACCTCGGGCTGAGGCAACTGGCCCGCGCCGTGTCCGCTGCTGCGGTGAGGAGTGCCTGCCTCGCCGGTTCGGCTTAGCCCGCGTACCGATACGCGTCGGGACGACTCGCCGGAACTTGAATGGACCCCGGCGGGCGTGCCGGGGTCCTCGGTGTCGTGCTGGGGCAGACGTCGATCGCGGCGAACTGGTGGCGAGTCCGGGAGGCGTTGTGTGTAGGTCGCGTCGGCGTGCTGCGTGCAGTCGCAGGCCCGGCCCGGCCGGCGGCCTCCTTCGCTGACGGTGGGCGTTCAGCCGGCGCCTTCGTGATCAGGTCGTGGTCTTGGGCCGTGGCTCGCCGCCTTGGGCGCGCAGTTCCTCGTTGATGCGCTGGGCTTCTTCGAGCTGGTCTTCGAGGATGACGATGCGGCAGGCGGCCTCGATCGGGGTGCCCTGGTCGACGAGTTCGCGGGCGCGGGCGGCGATGCGCAGCTGGTAGCGGGAGTAGCGGCGGTGGCCGCCTTCGGAGCGCAGGGGGCTGATCAGGCGGTGTTCGCCGAGGGCGCGGAGGAAGGCGGGGGTGGTGCCGAGCATCTCGGCGGCGCGGCCCATGGTGTAGGCGGGGTAGTCGTCGTCATCGAGAGGGGTGACGGGGCGGGTACTGCGAGGGGGCATAGACCTCTTCTTCCAAGGGACGCGTCGGGGGGCCCGAGTGCCGTGTCGGCACCCGGGCCCCGAGCTTGCAACACCATCTACCGGCAGACTGCGCCGGCCCTCTTTGTCCGCAGGTTCCGCCTGGGAGGGCGGGGCTGCGGGGATCGCGAATGCGTGACCGGGGACCACCTTCCAATCCGGGGCCTGCGGTACCCGGGCGGACTTCTTCCTCGCCCGGGCGATCCTGATGGCGTTCTGCTCCTTACCTTCGGTTACTGCGTCGTACTGCTGGTACCGCGGGCACTGCTCGCGGCCCCATGGGCCGCTTCGTGCCGGCCTGCTTGCACGGCCGTTTCGTGTCTGCCGTGCCCTCTTCGACTTCCTGGTACGACAAGAACAGTAACCTCGTCACGAGGCAATGTCTACTGTCACCGCGATAGATTTTCTTCAAGGGTGATCCGCGGTCTCCTCTCGCACAGACATGCGGAAGAATGCTGTCCCGGGTTGAGTCCCGACTGGGGCCTCTCGTTTGGATCATGCCGGGCGCCACAAGTGATCGCCGGAGGCCGCTCCCCCACCACCCCGGATCATGGCGCCCGAGCCGGTCGGCGACGGCCGAGCTCGGCCGTGACACCCGCAGCCTTCCAGGTCGGGTGTTCGGGTCAACGCCTGCCGGCCGTAGAGCCTCCTCGGGTGCTGTCGTAGCACGGGAATGGTCCGGGGCCCGGGTCCTCCGACGTCACGTGGTCACCACAGCCACACTCCAAGGGCGACGACAGCAATGCCGATCGTGATGATCATCGGCCCGATCGTGTAACCGGCCCACTTCCTTCGGCCTACGAGGTCCCGCACACCGATGGACATGGCTCCACCGACAAGGACGATCAAGCACCCCGCGAGCACGACGAGCGCCGCAAAGAAGGGAACCCAGCCGGGGTCGTAGTTCGGGTTGTTGTGCGCGACCCCGGCAAGGATCATGCCCCCTGGCTCACCGTGCACGAATCACTCGCTCGCTTTCTTGGTGTCCTTGACGAGGTTCTGGGCATCCGACTCGATGCCGGAGCCCGCCGCGTAGACCGCCGTGTTGAGGCCGGTGCCGGCAGAGTTCTTGTATGCGGCGTCGGCGAGCCTGCCCCTGTCGCTGAGGTTCTCGCCGCCGAGGCTGCCGTGCTCCTCCATGTGATGGAAGTGGGCGTCGTTGGCGGCGTTTCCGGTCGCTCCGGTCAGCGCGTTCGTCGCCGCGTCCCACCCGATGGTCGCGCCGTCCTGGTGGTTCCATACGTCAGCCGTGAAGCCGCCGCTGATGTTGCCCAGCGCGCCGTTGACGGCGCTGCCGACCCGGCCCTCGCCGCCGAGGACCTTGCCGGCCGCGCCCGTCAGATGGGCGCCCTCGGCCAGCGCCCCGCCGCCTGCGGTGAATGCGGCCGTGCCCAGGGCCTCCTTGCCGCCGGTGGAGAAATCCTGGCCCACCGTGATCGGCTGCCCATTCAGCGCCTGGTTGAGCATCATGCTGCCCGAGTCCGCCACGAAATTGGTGACGAAGCTCTCCGCACCCTTCTTGAGGAACTTGGCGGCGAACTCGGCCAGCTTCGCCAGCCTCGCCGCCCCTGCCTCGTTGAGCGCACCGAAGCGCTCCAGCAGGGCCGCCACCTTCTCGGCGGCCGAGGTGAAGAGCTTCACCAGGTCGACGATTCTGGCGACCCGCGTGGCCACGGCCGTGTTCGCGACGAGGTCGGAGAGGAAGCCGGTGAAGAAGGACAGCGCCGCGCCGGCCACCTCCATCTCGGCGATCTCGACGCAGATGTCGATGATCTCCTCGTTGATCTGGTCGATCTCGTCGGCGTACGCCCGCAGCCCGTCGGCCACCTGGTGGAAGTTGTGCGCGACGTCGTTGATGAGGTGCTTCTGCTCACCCCAGTGCTTCTCGAAGGCATCGCGCGCCTCACCGTGCCAGCCCTGCTTGTCGACGCCCTGGATCTGCACGTCGATGGCGTGCACGACCTCTGTCAGCTCGGTGCCCATGGTGTCCCAGGCACGGGCGATCGAACGGAGCGTGGCGCCGTCACCACCAGGAAGCTCCACCCCGCACGCCTGGAGGATCTCCAGGACCTTGCCGTCGATCCAGCTGTTGATGCTCACGCCGGGCCTCCTGCCGGTTGGGTCGCGGCACGGAGGTGGTCCATGGCGGTCCGGTCCGAGTCCTTGTAGTTGGCGGCGTTGAGACGCAGCCGGACTCCGTCACTGGTGAGCACCCCGGGCAGGTGCCCGAGTGCCTTGACGGTGCTGTCCAGTAGCGTCTGGTACTTCTCCGCCGCACCGTCGCAGGCGCCGAGCAGGCCGAAGGCTTCTCCGACCTCGGACGCGGTCGCCGCGAAGTCGTCGACCGGGTTCGCGAGGCCCTTCGCTTCCCTGTCGAACTTCCCAGCAAGGTCGGTCAGGGTGTCGGGGTCGACACCGAACTGGCTCATCCTGCTTCCCCCGTCGTCGAGTACATGAACAGACCAGCAGTACTGGAGGCAGCGATCCGCCGGGAAGGGTGGTTTGCGGGTTCAAGACACGATGATGTCGAGCCCTTTGGCCAGAACATCCACCGTCTTGAAGGCGCCGGTGTCATGCGCCGGAAATCATGAGAATCGGTTGGCGACTTCTTTGCGTGCTGCACCGGGGCCCTGCCGCCGCTGTGGAGATCGTCCTCTCCGGGACGAGCGAACAAGACCTGCCCAGCCTCGGGTTGCCCGCTTGGTGTCCGTCATCATGAGGCGGTGACGCAGACTGAAGAAGCTCCCGGCTGGGACGCCATAGACGCAGCCCTCGCACCCTTCTATCCGGGGATCACGCCCTTCCACGTCGGCTACTTCCCACCCAAGGGCTTCGAGGGCGGTGCGCTCCAGGGGTGCTCGGCGTACCCGGCTGAGGGGCACTGGCACTACGTGACCTACGGGCTGAGCGAGCTCTACACCCCCGGCGAGAACGACGATCCCGAGTGGTCGGGGTGGGGCTTCGAGCTCACGCTCCGCGTGCGGCGCGGCAATGAGGAGCGGCCACCCGGGTGGCCGTACGGCATGCTGCAGGAAGTCGCGAAATACGTGAACGGCAACCAGGTCCTGCTGGAGGACGGGCACCGTATCGACTTCCGCCAGCCGGTCACAGGGCACCCCCACCTGGAGGACGCGCCGCCCACCGGACTGACGGTGTTCGCCTTCACTGCCGACCCGCAGTTGGGCACCATC of Streptomyces cynarae contains these proteins:
- a CDS encoding dihydrofolate reductase family protein, with the protein product MDQLLRVMNFNVSSDGIGAGEHQSLDRPFGLDHPERLFVWAGATASWPMRTAPGGSRGLDDYFTRDFARNIGAEIMGRNKFGPQRGPWQDHEWRGWWGQEPPFRTPVFVMTHHERPSFTLSDTTFHFVGDDPATVLERAREAAQGKDVRLGGGVTTIRQFLDADLVDTMHVAVSPVKLGSGLRLWKSPEELLDRFHLEVVPSASGVMHHLLWRR
- a CDS encoding FG-GAP repeat domain-containing protein; the encoded protein is MFPIRTRRAVERLVALATGTVLGLSALTVTVSTAGNAAAATAWAEPSGVTAQTYSKSVGAVTGQLFSELVPMGGAEYRQLLDIGHISGGSGDDLLAVTASGQLRLHPSSYTRPSAKYISLGGGWQTYNQVIVVGDPSGDGRADLMARDTHGRLWYYPSRNSLSDPFQPRIQVGTDWNIYDQLIGAARFDGTARGSLLARDLSGRLWLYDAASNGSLSGRRQIGTGWNVYNQLIGLDWNGDGHGDIIGRTEAGTLYAYYANGAGGYAGRVQVATGLASYNAIANEGHQPDFGKGQIIGRDAKGKVYAYTGSENGTLSGRQTIGYGYTPADFPLMTSTVAPDDNGQSGLVVTTSGDLLLNLEATGTSSFPAEHYTAVAGPGDLNGDGHADLITRDRGGDLWFIAGVKGGAVTGKPVFIGGGWNTYNRIVGAGDLTGDGIADIVATTPGGSLYLYPGLGNGKFGSRRYIGYGWQGYTKLAAPGDLTGDGKGDLAAVDSAGRLWLYPGLGNGHFGTRTEIGTGGWNGYHDIS
- a CDS encoding MerR family transcriptional regulator, whose product is MPPRSTRPVTPLDDDDYPAYTMGRAAEMLGTTPAFLRALGEHRLISPLRSEGGHRRYSRYQLRIAARARELVDQGTPIEAACRIVILEDQLEEAQRINEELRAQGGEPRPKTTT
- a CDS encoding WXG100-like domain-containing protein, giving the protein MSINSWIDGKVLEILQACGVELPGGDGATLRSIARAWDTMGTELTEVVHAIDVQIQGVDKQGWHGEARDAFEKHWGEQKHLINDVAHNFHQVADGLRAYADEIDQINEEIIDICVEIAEMEVAGAALSFFTGFLSDLVANTAVATRVARIVDLVKLFTSAAEKVAALLERFGALNEAGAARLAKLAEFAAKFLKKGAESFVTNFVADSGSMMLNQALNGQPITVGQDFSTGGKEALGTAAFTAGGGALAEGAHLTGAAGKVLGGEGRVGSAVNGALGNISGGFTADVWNHQDGATIGWDAATNALTGATGNAANDAHFHHMEEHGSLGGENLSDRGRLADAAYKNSAGTGLNTAVYAAGSGIESDAQNLVKDTKKASE
- a CDS encoding WXG100 family type VII secretion target; protein product: MSQFGVDPDTLTDLAGKFDREAKGLANPVDDFAATASEVGEAFGLLGACDGAAEKYQTLLDSTVKALGHLPGVLTSDGVRLRLNAANYKDSDRTAMDHLRAATQPAGGPA
- a CDS encoding suppressor of fused domain protein; protein product: MTQTEEAPGWDAIDAALAPFYPGITPFHVGYFPPKGFEGGALQGCSAYPAEGHWHYVTYGLSELYTPGENDDPEWSGWGFELTLRVRRGNEERPPGWPYGMLQEVAKYVNGNQVLLEDGHRIDFRQPVTGHPHLEDAPPTGLTVFAFTADPQLGTIGTPNGKVTFLQAVGVTAEEKGAMTESSTAQVLQTLAAGNPLLVTDPARAV